One genomic segment of Mauremys mutica isolate MM-2020 ecotype Southern chromosome 10, ASM2049712v1, whole genome shotgun sequence includes these proteins:
- the LOC123378232 gene encoding gap junction gamma-1 protein-like — MSWSFLTRLLEEINNHSTFVGKVWLTVLIIFRIVLTAVGGESIYYDEQSKFVCNTQQPGCENVCYDAFAPLSHVRFWIFQIIMVATPSVMYLGFAMHRLARGPEGRRRGSGGPRVRMPVVRRGAGRDYEEAEEDNEEDPMIFEEIEVEKEKGKGGEGGEKHDGRRRIRQDGLMKAYVLQLLCRSVLEVAFLFGQYVLYHFEVSPSYVCSRSPCPHIVDCFVSRPTEKTIFLLIMYAVSGLCLFLNLLELCHLGVGRIRDLLHQGSDSPSPHDSHPGPHYAKKAPSAPPTYHSLKKEPPKGQLANGKLDYSENLASSPAERSREHELDRLHKHLRMAQEHLEMAFQLNPTLETASPSRSSSPEANGLAAEQNRLNLAHENEGSACERTTGL, encoded by the exons ATGAGCTGGAGTTTCCTGACCCGGCTCCTGGAGGAGATCAACAACCACTCAACCTTTGTGGGCAAGGTCTGGCTCACTGTCCTCATCATCTTCCGCATCGTGCTGACTGCCGTGGGTGGGGAGTCCATTTACTATGATGAGCAGAGCAAGTTTGTGTGTAACACGCAGCAGCCGGGCTGCGAGAACGTCTGCTACGATGCCTTCGCACCCCTCTCCCATGTCCGCTTCTGGATCTTCCAGATCATCATGGTGGCCACGCCCTCCGTCATGTACCTGGGCTTCGCCATGCACCGCCTTGCCCGCGGGCCAGAGGGCCGCCGGCGGGGAAGCGGGGGCCCGCGGGTGCGCATGCCCGTAGTGCGGCGGGGCGCCGGGCGGGACTacgaggaggcagaggaggataACGAGGAGGATCCCATGATCTTTGAGGAGATCGAGGTGGAGAAGGAGAAGGGcaagggcggggaggggggcgagaAACATGATGGGCGCCGGCGGATCCGCCAGGACGGGCTGATGAAGGCCTACGTGCTGCAGCTGTTGTGCCGCTCGGTGCTGGAGGTGGCCTTCCTCTTCGGGCAGTACGTGCTGTACCACTTTGAGGTGAGCCCCTCCTACGTGTgcagccgcagcccctgcccgcacATCGTCGACTGCTTTGTCTCCCGGCCCACCGAGAAGACCATCTTCCTGCTCATCATGTACGCGGTCAGTgggctctgcctcttcctcaaCCTCCTCGAGCTCTGTCACCTGGGGGTCGGCCGCATCCGGGACTTGCTGCACCAGGGCAGCGACAGCCCGAGCCCCCACGACAGCCACCCTGGGCCGCACTATGCCAAGAAGGCCCCCAGCGCGCCTCCCACCTACCACTCGCTGAAGAAAGAGCCCCCCAAGGGCCAACTGGCCAACGGGAAGCTGGACTACAGCGAGAACCTGGCCAGCTCTCCGGCCGAGCGCTCCCGCGAGCACGAGCTGGACCGGCTGCACAAGCACCTCCGCATGGCCCAGGAGCACCTGGAGATGGCCTTCCAGCTGAACCCCACACTGGAGACGGCCAGCCCCTCGCGCAGCAGCAGCCCTGAGGCCAACGGTCTCGCTGCCGAGCAGAACCGCCTCAACTTGGCCCACGAAAATGAAGGATCTGCTTGCGAGAGAACCACAG GATTGTGA